The Exiguobacterium aurantiacum DSM 6208 genome includes a window with the following:
- the nadC gene encoding carboxylating nicotinate-nucleotide diphosphorylase — protein sequence MNKIALREQLKVFLHEDIGFGDISSGLIDQRETSFATVTAKMDGVFCGMDVVLELAQMQRLVVESCLSDGTNVSIGDELFTLRGKTRTLLETERVLLNLVQHLSGIATMTRRCVEALDDPTIAVTDTRKTTPGLRMLEKHAVRSGGGKNHRLRLDDAVMIKDNHITALGGITNAVERARMLAGHTTPIEVEVETREQLHEAIAANADIIMFDNRTPEELKAWRTLVPSHIKTEASGGITLETIALYRDTGVDVISVGQLTHSVTALDCSLNLGGGIKHATIRHDANRIYEPVD from the coding sequence ATGAACAAGATCGCTTTGCGCGAACAGCTGAAGGTGTTTCTACATGAGGATATCGGCTTCGGCGATATCTCGAGCGGATTGATCGATCAGCGCGAGACGTCATTCGCCACGGTCACCGCCAAAATGGACGGGGTGTTCTGCGGTATGGACGTCGTCTTGGAGCTGGCCCAGATGCAACGGCTCGTCGTCGAGTCATGCCTCTCGGACGGCACGAACGTCTCGATCGGGGATGAACTCTTCACGTTGCGGGGCAAGACACGGACGCTTCTCGAGACGGAACGGGTGCTGTTGAACCTCGTCCAACACTTGAGCGGCATCGCCACGATGACACGGCGCTGCGTCGAGGCGCTCGACGACCCGACGATCGCCGTCACGGACACGCGGAAGACGACGCCGGGACTGCGCATGCTCGAGAAGCATGCCGTCCGTTCGGGAGGCGGGAAGAACCACCGGCTCCGGCTCGACGATGCCGTCATGATTAAAGACAACCACATCACGGCGCTCGGCGGCATCACGAATGCGGTCGAACGGGCCAGGATGCTTGCCGGCCATACAACCCCTATCGAAGTCGAGGTCGAGACGCGCGAGCAGCTCCATGAGGCGATTGCGGCGAACGCCGACATCATCATGTTCGACAACCGGACGCCAGAAGAACTGAAGGCTTGGCGCACGCTCGTCCCGTCGCATATTAAAACCGAGGCATCAGGCGGCATCACACTCGAGACGATTGCCTTGTATCGCGACACCGGCGTCGACGTCATCTCGGTCGGCCAGCTGACCCATTCGGTGACGGCGCTCGATTGTAGCTTAAATTTAGGAGGAGGAATCAAACATGCAACGATTAGGCACGATGCCAATCGAATATACGAACCTGTCGATTGA
- a CDS encoding NAD(P)-binding domain-containing protein, producing the protein MILSHTRLLIIGGGIHGTTLAVSYLEQGGSREDLLIIDANDRLLANWKTQTAEIEMTHLRSTRVHHVSSNPHALKQFATRHDYGSNHFKDRFGRPSLALFNDHCDRTIQDLELESRLIGNEAVQSIERTEEGYVVTTTNRRIIAETVIVSTGQSSTMHLPEWGDLPTCRHVFAKEDVRERNVVTIVGGGITALHYVIARVKQGHLVTLVTKRPLEVSQFDADRSFMGPKGLRAFYELDDNWREKRAFVKRERKPGTSPNDLVLKVKRLIRDGIIHHVIGEPVRDGSRLFVDGVSVPSEEVVCCTGIRPIDPNQSFLRPLLEQLDLPLTPCGTPVLDETLAWTDDFYMTGPYADLILGPFARAIYGGQEAARRIVPQLLKAKQKV; encoded by the coding sequence ATGATTCTTTCACATACACGACTATTGATCATCGGCGGCGGCATCCACGGGACGACGCTCGCCGTATCTTATCTCGAACAAGGCGGCAGCCGCGAAGACTTGCTCATCATCGACGCGAACGACCGACTGCTAGCCAATTGGAAAACACAGACGGCGGAAATAGAGATGACCCATCTGCGCTCGACACGGGTCCATCACGTCTCCTCGAACCCGCACGCGTTGAAACAGTTCGCGACGCGTCACGATTATGGGTCGAATCATTTCAAAGACCGGTTCGGCAGACCCTCGCTCGCCTTGTTCAACGATCATTGTGACCGGACGATTCAGGACTTGGAGCTTGAATCTCGCTTGATCGGTAACGAGGCGGTCCAATCGATTGAACGCACGGAGGAAGGATACGTCGTCACCACGACTAATCGCCGCATCATAGCGGAAACCGTTATCGTCTCAACAGGACAATCGAGCACGATGCACCTACCCGAATGGGGTGACTTACCGACATGTCGCCACGTCTTCGCAAAAGAAGACGTACGGGAACGCAATGTCGTGACGATCGTCGGCGGAGGCATCACGGCGCTCCACTACGTGATCGCCCGCGTGAAACAGGGTCATCTCGTCACGCTCGTCACGAAACGCCCGCTCGAAGTGAGCCAGTTCGATGCCGACCGCAGTTTCATGGGTCCGAAAGGGTTGCGCGCGTTTTATGAGCTCGACGACAATTGGCGCGAAAAACGGGCGTTCGTGAAGCGCGAACGAAAACCGGGCACGTCTCCGAACGACCTCGTCTTGAAAGTGAAGCGGTTGATTCGCGACGGGATCATCCATCACGTCATCGGTGAGCCGGTCCGCGACGGTAGCCGGCTCTTCGTCGACGGTGTGTCCGTCCCTTCCGAGGAAGTCGTCTGCTGCACCGGCATCCGGCCAATCGACCCGAATCAGTCGTTTTTACGACCGTTGCTTGAGCAACTTGACCTCCCGCTCACGCCGTGCGGCACACCGGTGCTCGACGAGACGCTCGCCTGGACGGATGACTTCTATATGACCGGTCCTTATGCCGATTTGATTCTCGGACCGTTCGCCCGCGCCATTTACGGTGGACAAGAAGCCGCGCGTCGCATCGTGCCACAGCTCTTGAAGGCCAAACAAAAAGTCTGA
- the tgt gene encoding tRNA guanosine(34) transglycosylase Tgt, with product MTKHAVTYEHIHTCKQTGARHGIVHTPHGSFETPVFMPVGTQASVKTMAPEQVRAMGANIILSNTYHLWIRPGHEVVKQAGGLHKFMNWDGAILTDSGGFQVFSLADLRNIQEEGVHFRNHLNGDKLFLSPEKAMEIQNALGSDIMMAFDECPPFPATHEYMKKSVERTSRWAERCLEAHTRPEDQALFGIIQGGEYEDLRRQSAADLVSLDFPGYAVGGLSVGEPKDVMYRALEFTTPFMPEDKPRYLMGVGSPDALIEGSIRGIDMFDCVLPTRIARNGTLMTSKGRVTIKHAKHKTDFGPIDEKCDCYTCKNYSRAYVHHLIRADEMFGLHLCSTHNLHFLVKLMEQVRQAIREDRLRDFKEEFFEEYGYNKPNAKNF from the coding sequence ATGACCAAACACGCAGTCACATACGAACATATTCACACATGTAAACAGACAGGGGCGCGGCACGGGATCGTCCATACGCCGCACGGCTCGTTCGAGACACCTGTCTTCATGCCGGTCGGCACACAGGCGAGCGTCAAGACGATGGCTCCTGAGCAAGTGAGAGCGATGGGAGCGAACATCATCCTATCGAACACGTACCACTTATGGATCCGTCCGGGGCACGAGGTCGTCAAACAAGCGGGCGGCCTGCACAAGTTCATGAACTGGGACGGCGCCATCTTGACGGACTCTGGCGGGTTCCAAGTGTTCTCGCTCGCCGACCTTCGTAACATCCAAGAAGAGGGTGTCCATTTCCGCAACCATTTGAACGGGGACAAGCTGTTCCTCTCACCAGAGAAGGCGATGGAGATTCAAAACGCGCTCGGTTCGGATATTATGATGGCGTTCGACGAGTGCCCGCCGTTCCCGGCGACACATGAGTACATGAAGAAGTCGGTCGAACGGACGAGCCGTTGGGCCGAGCGTTGCCTCGAGGCACACACGCGCCCAGAGGACCAAGCGTTGTTTGGGATCATCCAAGGGGGAGAATACGAGGACCTTCGCCGTCAAAGTGCGGCCGATCTCGTCTCACTCGACTTCCCGGGTTATGCGGTCGGTGGACTGTCGGTCGGGGAACCGAAAGACGTCATGTATCGCGCGCTCGAGTTCACGACGCCGTTCATGCCGGAAGACAAGCCTCGCTATTTGATGGGTGTCGGCTCGCCGGACGCGTTGATTGAAGGGTCGATTCGCGGAATCGACATGTTCGACTGCGTCTTGCCGACGCGGATTGCCCGCAACGGGACGCTCATGACGTCGAAAGGGCGCGTGACGATCAAGCATGCGAAACATAAGACCGACTTCGGGCCGATCGATGAGAAGTGTGATTGCTACACGTGTAAGAACTACTCACGCGCGTACGTCCACCACTTGATCCGTGCCGACGAGATGTTCGGGCTCCACCTCTGCTCGACACACAACCTTCACTTCCTCGTGAAGTTGATGGAACAAGTGCGTCAAGCGATTCGCGAAGACCGTCTGCGCGACTTCAAAGAAGAATTTTTCGAAGAATATGGGTATAACAAACCGAACGCCAAGAATTTCTAA
- a CDS encoding cysteine desulfurase family protein, giving the protein MNRYFDYAATHPMTKAALDHYTAMARGVYGNPSSLHSAGFMAEDYVTEARRLIKQALGLDMLRGKLLFTGSGSESNYIALTSLRKRMKGKEVITSWQEHDSVSLLLDEWEVEGVTVHRLKLKDGRFDHETFTGLLDRDIGLVTFQHVNSDTGWVLPLHHILCQLKYKKVLFHVDGVQALGKIPVSVDGIDAYSFSAHKVGGPKGVGGLYMERLLPPPYYPGHHQYGIRPGTIDVPGICAFVKAFTERHEQRTRHERNFLSFRAILKEKTSSHVQWLEFDDQSPAISSFVSNRRDGQWWMTELDALGFQVSAGSACRAGQNGPNRMLESLGFETSACHGLVRVSFGEGTTTEGVSALADAIVTLARRVESYEQTLSR; this is encoded by the coding sequence ATGAACCGATACTTCGACTACGCCGCCACCCATCCGATGACGAAAGCTGCGCTCGACCATTATACGGCGATGGCACGCGGCGTCTACGGCAACCCGTCCTCCCTCCACAGCGCCGGATTCATGGCGGAAGATTATGTGACGGAAGCGCGACGACTCATCAAGCAAGCACTCGGACTCGACATGCTCCGCGGGAAACTGCTCTTCACCGGAAGCGGTTCCGAGAGCAACTACATCGCGCTGACGAGTCTCCGGAAACGAATGAAAGGAAAAGAAGTGATCACGTCGTGGCAAGAGCACGACTCCGTCTCCTTGCTCCTTGACGAGTGGGAGGTTGAAGGCGTCACCGTCCATCGCTTGAAACTGAAAGACGGCCGTTTCGACCATGAGACGTTCACAGGGCTGCTTGACCGGGACATCGGGCTCGTGACGTTCCAGCACGTCAATTCGGACACGGGTTGGGTGTTGCCGCTCCATCACATCCTTTGCCAACTGAAATACAAGAAAGTGCTCTTTCATGTCGATGGGGTCCAAGCGCTCGGGAAGATCCCGGTCTCCGTCGACGGGATCGATGCCTACTCGTTCAGCGCCCATAAAGTCGGAGGACCAAAAGGCGTCGGGGGACTGTACATGGAACGGCTGCTCCCTCCGCCCTATTATCCCGGTCATCACCAGTATGGGATTCGACCGGGTACAATCGACGTGCCTGGCATCTGCGCTTTCGTCAAGGCGTTCACAGAACGACACGAACAACGGACACGTCATGAAAGAAATTTCTTATCGTTTCGTGCTATCTTGAAAGAGAAGACATCGTCTCACGTGCAATGGCTCGAGTTCGACGACCAAAGCCCGGCCATCAGCTCGTTCGTCTCGAACCGGCGTGACGGCCAGTGGTGGATGACCGAACTCGATGCACTCGGATTTCAAGTGTCCGCCGGCTCGGCTTGCCGGGCCGGACAGAACGGTCCGAACCGGATGCTCGAATCGCTCGGGTTCGAGACGAGCGCCTGCCACGGCCTCGTCCGGGTCTCGTTTGGTGAGGGCACGACCACAGAAGGTGTGTCAGCGCTCGCTGACGCCATCGTCACTTTAGCAAGGAGAGTTGAATCGTATGAACAAACGCTTAGCCGGTGA
- a CDS encoding L-aspartate oxidase, whose translation MSLQFEKVDVLIIGAGLAAVTVALHLPRALNVLLVSKHELTSSNSDLAQGGIASSYLEPSSVDHERDTLIASKYAAVPDRVYTLVEEGRTAIQEMERFGIRFDRDGSGYAVGREGAHGLNRIFHVGGDETGRHVMATLRRKLPDNVTVMEHVLIDTLTKTGDRVSGATGFNGETRLHVQAGAVVLATGGIGGLIDWTSNCRSVTGDGLVLAEAVGARLTNLSRIQFHPTLLAVDSPHLVTEALRGAGAKLVDASGRHVMEQHPLGSLAPRDAVARTLTDHDGPVYLDTGRVERLGERFPKLMATCVAHGIDVRRVPVRPGLHFHMGGVDVDAFGRTTVAGLYAVGEVADTGVHGQNRLASNSLLECWVFGKRVAAAMVVEETPFTVNETIGFEVSDDLFGRYRQQIGEWLTISPQVGKIASFLENTQQLALTKHVTRQLSEQTLSLQAARLLARAMMRTEDTYEQDRFARTAEGVST comes from the coding sequence ATGTCTTTACAGTTTGAAAAAGTCGATGTGTTGATTATCGGAGCCGGGTTGGCTGCCGTGACGGTCGCTCTTCATCTGCCTCGGGCGTTGAACGTCCTGCTCGTCTCCAAGCATGAACTGACGAGTTCAAACTCGGACTTGGCCCAAGGCGGGATTGCGAGCTCCTACTTGGAACCGTCTAGCGTCGACCATGAACGCGATACGCTCATCGCCTCGAAATACGCGGCCGTGCCCGATCGTGTCTACACACTCGTCGAGGAAGGACGGACGGCGATTCAAGAGATGGAACGTTTCGGCATCCGTTTCGACCGCGATGGGTCCGGATACGCGGTCGGTCGAGAAGGGGCACATGGCCTGAATCGGATCTTTCACGTCGGTGGCGATGAGACGGGACGCCATGTGATGGCGACGCTACGGCGTAAACTTCCGGACAACGTGACCGTCATGGAGCACGTCCTCATCGACACGTTGACGAAGACGGGTGACCGCGTAAGCGGGGCGACCGGTTTCAACGGCGAGACGCGCCTCCACGTTCAGGCCGGGGCCGTCGTCCTCGCGACCGGCGGCATCGGCGGTCTCATCGACTGGACGTCGAACTGTCGCTCGGTCACAGGGGACGGGCTCGTCTTGGCGGAAGCGGTCGGGGCAAGGCTCACGAACTTGTCCCGGATCCAGTTTCATCCGACGCTACTCGCGGTCGATTCGCCTCATCTCGTGACGGAAGCGCTGCGCGGGGCGGGAGCCAAACTCGTCGACGCGTCCGGACGTCATGTGATGGAACAGCACCCGCTCGGCAGCCTCGCCCCGAGAGATGCAGTCGCCCGGACGCTCACGGACCATGACGGACCGGTGTACTTGGATACGGGTCGTGTCGAACGGCTCGGGGAACGGTTCCCGAAACTGATGGCGACGTGTGTCGCGCACGGGATTGACGTCCGCCGTGTACCGGTCCGGCCCGGCCTGCATTTCCATATGGGCGGGGTCGACGTCGACGCCTTCGGGCGAACGACCGTCGCCGGATTGTATGCGGTTGGGGAGGTCGCCGATACGGGCGTCCATGGACAAAATCGGCTCGCATCGAACTCATTACTTGAATGCTGGGTGTTCGGAAAACGGGTGGCGGCAGCGATGGTGGTGGAGGAGACGCCGTTCACGGTGAACGAGACGATCGGATTTGAGGTGTCGGATGATCTGTTCGGCCGCTATCGGCAACAGATTGGGGAATGGTTGACAATCTCACCGCAAGTAGGCAAAATCGCAAGTTTCTTAGAAAATACCCAACAACTGGCACTGACGAAACACGTGACAAGACAATTAAGTGAACAGACGTTGAGTCTACAAGCGGCGCGGCTCTTGGCCCGCGCCATGATGAGGACGGAGGATACATATGAACAAGATCGCTTTGCGCGAACAGCTGAAGGTGTTTCTACATGA
- the ruvB gene encoding Holliday junction branch migration DNA helicase RuvB — MDERLLSQSHQQYEDSEEWSLRPQKFEQYIGQEKAKGNLSIFIQAAKLRRETLDHVLLYGPPGLGKTTLAQIIANEMGVGIKTTAGPAIERPGDLAAILSTLEPGDVLFIDEIHRLSRTIEEILYPAMEDYCLDIVYGQGEMARSVRIDLPPFTLVGATTRAGMLSAPLRDRFGVTLKLEYYETHELAAIVSRTAQLFRLSISPEASGAIAKRSRGTPRIANRLLRRVRDFAQVAGTKEIGPVLASDALDRLHVDALGLDEVDHRLLRAMVERFGGGPVGLETLAATIGEDAQTIEDVYEPYLLQQGFLQRTPRGRMITQYAKTHFGYEEE; from the coding sequence ATGGACGAACGGTTGTTGTCACAATCCCATCAACAATATGAAGATTCAGAAGAGTGGAGCCTGCGCCCGCAAAAGTTCGAGCAATATATCGGACAAGAGAAAGCGAAAGGTAACTTATCCATCTTCATCCAGGCGGCGAAACTGCGCCGTGAAACGCTCGACCACGTCCTCCTGTACGGTCCTCCGGGGTTAGGGAAGACGACGCTCGCCCAAATCATCGCCAACGAGATGGGTGTCGGCATCAAGACGACGGCTGGCCCTGCCATCGAACGGCCGGGCGATTTGGCGGCGATTTTGTCGACGCTCGAGCCGGGCGACGTGTTGTTCATCGACGAGATTCACCGACTCAGCCGGACGATCGAAGAGATTCTCTATCCGGCGATGGAAGACTATTGTCTCGACATCGTCTACGGTCAAGGCGAGATGGCGCGAAGCGTCCGCATCGACTTGCCGCCATTCACGCTCGTCGGCGCGACGACGCGGGCCGGAATGCTCTCGGCCCCGCTCCGTGACCGTTTCGGCGTGACGCTCAAACTCGAGTATTACGAGACGCACGAACTCGCCGCCATCGTCAGCCGGACGGCGCAACTGTTCCGTCTTTCGATTTCGCCGGAAGCGAGCGGTGCCATCGCAAAACGTTCGCGCGGCACGCCGCGGATCGCCAACCGGTTGCTCCGCCGTGTCCGTGACTTCGCCCAAGTGGCGGGGACGAAAGAAATCGGCCCGGTACTCGCTTCAGACGCGCTCGACCGGTTGCACGTCGACGCGCTCGGACTCGATGAGGTCGACCACCGGCTCTTACGGGCGATGGTCGAACGGTTCGGCGGCGGACCGGTTGGACTCGAGACGCTCGCCGCGACGATCGGCGAAGACGCCCAGACGATCGAAGACGTGTACGAACCGTATTTGCTGCAACAAGGTTTCCTGCAACGGACGCCGCGAGGGCGGATGATCACCCAGTATGCGAAGACGCATTTTGGTTATGAAGAGGAGTAA
- a CDS encoding transcription repressor NadR: protein MNKRLAGEERRRTLLELIESSTEPITGAELARHVAVSRQVIVQDLSLLKAKGHQIVATARGYVYLPGEAAPSAYTRKIVCRHTADEMEAEMNAIVDEGVTIRDVIIDHPVYGSITGQLMVKSRRDVRAFLERVVANQAAPLSHLTDGLHIHTLEADSEEALDAAVHELDRLGILVSALD from the coding sequence ATGAACAAACGCTTAGCCGGTGAAGAACGCCGGCGTACGCTATTAGAACTGATTGAATCGAGCACGGAACCGATCACCGGGGCCGAGCTCGCCCGCCACGTCGCGGTCAGCCGGCAAGTCATCGTCCAAGACTTGTCGCTGTTGAAAGCGAAAGGACATCAGATCGTCGCGACCGCCCGTGGATACGTCTATCTTCCGGGTGAGGCGGCGCCGTCCGCCTATACGCGAAAAATCGTCTGCCGCCATACGGCCGACGAGATGGAAGCCGAGATGAACGCCATCGTCGACGAAGGCGTCACGATTCGCGACGTCATCATCGATCATCCCGTCTACGGGTCGATCACCGGACAGCTCATGGTGAAGAGCCGCCGGGACGTCCGTGCCTTCCTCGAACGGGTCGTCGCCAATCAAGCCGCCCCGCTGTCCCATCTGACGGACGGCCTGCATATCCATACGCTCGAAGCCGACAGTGAGGAAGCGCTCGACGCCGCCGTCCACGAACTCGACCGACTCGGTATCCTCGTGTCGGCCCTCGATTAA
- the ruvA gene encoding Holliday junction branch migration protein RuvA has product MIEFVKGSVAYVCAEYITLDVSGVGYKVNVPNPFFYREQDEHVIVFTHHYVREDQQTLYGFRSRRERELFNKLLGVNGIGPKGALAIVASGDMDALIDAIETENEKYLTKFPGVGKKTAKQMALDLKGKLSELAPDYVPQTGLFAQGASELDEACEALVALGYSEREIARVRKELSAEILTTDAYIKRALQLLLK; this is encoded by the coding sequence GTGATTGAATTTGTAAAAGGATCCGTCGCCTATGTGTGCGCGGAATATATAACGTTGGATGTTTCGGGCGTCGGCTACAAAGTAAATGTGCCTAACCCGTTTTTTTATCGTGAACAAGACGAACATGTAATCGTGTTTACGCACCATTACGTGCGCGAAGACCAACAGACGCTATACGGTTTCCGGTCACGCCGGGAGCGTGAGCTGTTCAATAAATTGCTCGGCGTCAACGGTATCGGGCCGAAAGGGGCGCTCGCTATCGTCGCATCGGGCGACATGGACGCCTTGATCGACGCGATCGAGACCGAGAATGAGAAGTATTTGACGAAGTTCCCTGGCGTCGGCAAGAAGACGGCCAAACAGATGGCGCTCGACTTGAAAGGGAAGCTTTCCGAGCTCGCCCCGGACTACGTGCCACAGACGGGCTTGTTCGCCCAAGGCGCATCCGAACTCGACGAGGCGTGCGAGGCGCTCGTTGCCCTCGGCTACTCGGAGCGTGAGATCGCTCGGGTCCGGAAAGAACTGAGCGCAGAAATCTTGACGACAGACGCTTACATAAAGCGCGCCTTGCAGTTGTTGTTGAAATAA
- the queA gene encoding tRNA preQ1(34) S-adenosylmethionine ribosyltransferase-isomerase QueA produces MNVNDYDFELPEELIAQVPLLDRTSSRLLVLDRDTGDIEHRHFRDVLDYLHAGDALVVNDSRVLPARLFGAKQETGGKVELLLLKQTEDDVWEALVKPAKKVRVGAIVEFGDGLLRAECVEELPEGGRRFKFDYDGIFYEILDELGTMPLPPYIREQLDDQDRYQTVYAKERGSAAAPTAGLHFTEELLEAAQAKGVKLIPLTLHVGLGTFRPVTADSIEEHTMHSEYFELSAASAEALRDVRANGGRVFAVGTTSTRTLETIVRDHGDFVESSGWTDIFIYPGVELKAIDGLITNFHLPKSTLVMLVSAFASRDIILNAYRTAVQERYRFFSFGDAMLITRKEENK; encoded by the coding sequence TTGAACGTAAACGACTATGATTTTGAGTTACCAGAAGAACTGATCGCCCAAGTGCCGCTTCTCGACCGGACGAGCTCACGCTTGCTCGTCCTCGACCGCGACACAGGCGACATCGAGCACCGGCATTTCCGCGACGTGCTCGACTATTTACATGCAGGCGACGCCCTCGTCGTCAACGACTCGCGCGTGCTCCCGGCCCGACTGTTCGGGGCGAAGCAAGAGACGGGCGGCAAAGTCGAATTGTTGCTCTTGAAGCAGACGGAAGATGACGTCTGGGAAGCGCTCGTCAAGCCGGCGAAGAAAGTGCGCGTCGGCGCCATCGTCGAGTTCGGTGACGGACTTCTCCGCGCCGAGTGCGTCGAGGAGCTCCCTGAAGGCGGACGCCGCTTCAAGTTCGATTACGATGGCATCTTCTATGAGATTTTAGATGAGCTCGGCACGATGCCGCTCCCGCCTTATATCCGCGAGCAGCTCGACGACCAAGACCGTTATCAGACGGTGTATGCGAAAGAGCGGGGGAGCGCGGCCGCACCGACGGCAGGCCTCCACTTCACGGAAGAATTGCTCGAGGCGGCACAAGCGAAAGGCGTCAAGCTCATCCCGCTCACGCTCCACGTCGGGCTCGGCACGTTCCGTCCGGTGACGGCCGATTCGATCGAGGAGCATACGATGCACAGCGAATATTTCGAGCTGTCGGCCGCTTCGGCTGAGGCGCTCCGCGACGTCCGTGCGAACGGCGGCCGCGTCTTCGCCGTCGGGACGACATCGACCCGAACGCTCGAGACGATCGTGCGCGACCACGGGGACTTCGTCGAGTCATCGGGCTGGACGGACATCTTTATTTACCCAGGCGTCGAGTTGAAGGCAATCGATGGACTGATCACAAACTTCCATCTGCCGAAGTCGACACTCGTCATGCTCGTCTCGGCGTTCGCGTCACGCGACATCATCTTGAACGCGTACCGCACCGCGGTACAAGAACGTTACCGCTTCTTCAGTTTTGGAGACGCGATGCTCATCACGAGGAAGGAAGAGAACAAATGA
- the nadA gene encoding quinolinate synthase NadA produces MQRLGTMPIEYTNLSIEEMEARIEAIKAKLGRRLFLPAHHYQKDEVVQFADATGDSLQLARLAEQMSEAEFIVFCGVHFMAETADMLTREDQLVILPDMRAGCSMADMADIDQTEIAWEELTDLLGDSIIPITYVNSTAAIKAFVGKNGGATVTSSNAHDIVRWALEAGERILFLPDQHLGRNTAYDLGVPLEAMAVWDPLRERLDYSGDVEDVRVILWKGHCSVHEKFNVAQIEGLRKHDPERRVIVHPECTFDVVQAADEAGSTSYIIDQIEASAPGTKWAVGTEMNLVNRLAASHPEQDIVSLNPYMCPCLTMNRIDLPHLLWSLESLETDPVNVIRVDSETTKWATRALERMLAR; encoded by the coding sequence ATGCAACGATTAGGCACGATGCCAATCGAATATACGAACCTGTCGATTGAAGAGATGGAGGCACGCATCGAGGCGATTAAAGCGAAGCTCGGCCGTCGCCTATTTTTACCGGCCCACCATTATCAAAAAGATGAGGTCGTCCAGTTCGCGGATGCGACGGGAGACTCGCTCCAGCTCGCACGCCTTGCCGAACAGATGAGCGAGGCCGAGTTTATCGTCTTCTGTGGCGTCCATTTTATGGCCGAGACGGCCGACATGTTGACGCGCGAAGATCAGCTCGTCATCTTGCCGGACATGCGGGCCGGTTGTTCGATGGCCGACATGGCTGATATCGATCAGACGGAGATCGCCTGGGAAGAACTGACGGACTTGCTCGGCGACAGCATCATCCCGATCACTTACGTCAATTCAACGGCAGCCATCAAAGCGTTCGTCGGCAAGAACGGCGGTGCGACCGTCACGTCATCGAACGCGCATGATATCGTCCGCTGGGCGCTCGAAGCAGGGGAGCGGATCCTCTTTCTTCCGGATCAACACCTCGGGCGGAACACGGCGTATGATTTAGGGGTGCCGCTCGAGGCGATGGCCGTCTGGGACCCGCTTCGCGAACGGCTCGACTACTCAGGTGACGTCGAGGACGTCCGTGTCATCTTGTGGAAAGGGCATTGCTCGGTCCATGAGAAGTTCAACGTCGCCCAAATCGAAGGACTACGGAAACATGACCCGGAGCGTCGCGTCATCGTCCATCCGGAATGTACGTTTGACGTCGTGCAGGCAGCGGACGAGGCCGGGTCGACGTCTTATATCATCGACCAAATCGAGGCGAGCGCGCCCGGGACGAAGTGGGCCGTCGGGACCGAGATGAACCTCGTCAACCGACTCGCGGCGTCACACCCCGAGCAGGACATCGTCTCGCTCAACCCGTACATGTGCCCGTGCCTGACGATGAACCGGATTGACCTGCCGCATCTGCTCTGGTCGCTCGAGTCGCTTGAAACGGATCCGGTGAACGTCATCCGTGTCGATTCGGAGACGACGAAATGGGCGACACGCGCCCTTGAACGGATGCTCGCACGGTAA
- the yajC gene encoding preprotein translocase subunit YajC produces the protein METLIALLPMILIFVVFYFLLIRPQTKRQKEVQSMQNALERGDHVVTIGGLHGVVHQIEDTQVVLKCDQSLLRFNRSAIAEVVKKANASFAE, from the coding sequence ATGGAAACTCTCATTGCATTATTGCCGATGATCCTTATTTTCGTCGTATTCTACTTCTTGTTGATCCGTCCACAGACGAAACGTCAGAAAGAAGTTCAATCGATGCAAAACGCGCTTGAGCGTGGGGATCACGTCGTAACAATCGGCGGCCTTCACGGCGTCGTCCACCAAATCGAAGACACGCAAGTCGTGTTGAAGTGCGACCAGTCGCTCCTCCGTTTCAACCGGAGCGCGATCGCTGAAGTCGTCAAAAAAGCAAACGCTTCGTTCGCGGAGTAA